In Sphingobacterium thalpophilum, a genomic segment contains:
- the pepT gene encoding peptidase T has product MSTFEINNISYFSVSERFQRYVQIDTQSDANSPTCPSTKKQKNLGKLLVAELLALGISDAAMDENGYIYATIPSNTAKQVPVICFCSHMDTSPDSSGKDVKPLVHPNYQGQDLVLPDDKSIIIKYAEHPDLANQIGNDIITASGTTLLGADDKAGVAEIMDAARLLMKHPEIKHGDIKILFTPDEEIGRGVDKADLKRLAADFAYTMDGEKAGTIEDETFSADGATLTIHGVSVHPGFAKGKMQSAIKIASAVIDALPKDRLSPESTNKKDGFVHPVHISGSVEKAEIQFIVRDHVTANLKKHEDELEGIAKSIVEQYPNCTYTFVVKEQYRNMKEVLDQHPEIMEIGMEAINRAGMVAERRSIRGGTDGSRLSFMGLPCPNIFAGGHAFHGKQEWVAVQDMEKAVKTILHVVSLWEEKA; this is encoded by the coding sequence ATGAGCACATTTGAGATCAACAACATAAGTTATTTTTCGGTATCCGAAAGATTTCAACGCTATGTACAGATTGACACACAATCTGATGCAAATTCACCAACATGTCCTTCTACGAAAAAGCAAAAGAACCTTGGAAAGTTACTTGTAGCGGAGTTGCTAGCATTGGGTATTTCAGACGCAGCAATGGATGAAAATGGATATATCTATGCAACTATTCCATCCAATACTGCAAAGCAAGTTCCTGTTATCTGCTTCTGTTCTCATATGGATACATCTCCGGACTCTTCTGGAAAAGATGTTAAACCACTGGTTCATCCTAATTATCAGGGCCAGGATCTTGTGCTTCCTGACGACAAGAGTATTATCATCAAATACGCCGAACATCCCGATCTAGCCAATCAAATTGGCAATGATATCATTACAGCGAGTGGCACCACTTTGTTGGGTGCAGATGACAAAGCAGGTGTGGCCGAAATCATGGATGCTGCCCGTTTATTAATGAAACATCCTGAAATCAAACATGGTGACATCAAAATTCTTTTCACACCAGATGAGGAGATTGGCAGAGGTGTTGATAAAGCAGATTTAAAACGTTTAGCAGCAGATTTTGCTTATACAATGGATGGCGAAAAAGCGGGAACCATTGAGGATGAAACATTTTCAGCGGATGGAGCTACATTGACTATTCATGGTGTATCCGTACATCCGGGCTTTGCTAAGGGTAAAATGCAAAGTGCCATCAAAATCGCCAGTGCGGTAATTGATGCACTACCAAAAGACCGACTTTCACCTGAAAGCACCAACAAAAAAGACGGCTTTGTACACCCTGTTCATATCAGTGGATCTGTGGAAAAAGCTGAAATTCAATTTATCGTACGCGATCACGTTACAGCCAATCTAAAGAAACATGAAGATGAGCTGGAAGGCATCGCAAAATCGATTGTGGAACAATATCCAAACTGCACCTATACTTTTGTCGTAAAAGAACAATACCGTAATATGAAAGAAGTGCTGGATCAGCATCCTGAAATTATGGAAATCGGTATGGAAGCCATCAACCGTGCAGGAATGGTGGCCGAAAGAAGAAGTATCCGCGGTGGAACAGATGGCTCCCGCCTTTCGTTTATGGGCTTACCTTGTCCAAATATTTTTGCTGGAGGGCATGCCTTCCACGGAAAACAAGAGTGGGTAGCTGTACAAGATATGGAAAAAGCCGTCAAAACAATTTTGCATGTTGTATCTTTATGGGAAGAAAAAGCATAA
- a CDS encoding nitroreductase, producing MKNDVLKAIHYRRSVFQASFTEEEVSKEDILSILEAANAAPTHKRTQPWRFVIFRKEGLERLGTELSRIYKSVTPTEKYTEATEITMGKKATQSNVAIAIVVNYTGEVPEWEELACTAAAVENMWLAAHSLNIGGYWATPGLINHLGGFLNLEENQKCIGLFYLGHHQAEAREPIRTPIADKIRWEE from the coding sequence ATGAAAAACGACGTATTAAAAGCAATACACTACAGAAGATCCGTATTTCAAGCTTCCTTTACTGAAGAAGAAGTCAGTAAAGAAGATATCTTGAGTATCTTGGAAGCGGCCAATGCTGCTCCAACACACAAAAGAACACAACCTTGGCGTTTTGTGATCTTCCGCAAAGAAGGATTAGAACGTTTGGGCACCGAATTATCACGTATCTACAAGTCAGTAACACCGACAGAGAAATATACTGAAGCAACAGAAATAACAATGGGCAAAAAAGCAACACAATCGAACGTTGCCATTGCGATTGTTGTCAATTATACGGGTGAAGTTCCTGAATGGGAAGAATTGGCTTGTACAGCTGCTGCAGTTGAAAATATGTGGTTGGCTGCACACTCGCTAAATATCGGTGGATACTGGGCGACTCCAGGTTTAATCAATCACTTGGGTGGTTTCTTAAATCTCGAGGAAAATCAAAAATGTATCGGTCTATTCTACTTAGGACACCACCAAGCTGAGGCGCGTGAACCTATCCGTACACCTATTGCAGATAAAATTCGTTGGGAAGAGTAA
- a CDS encoding carboxypeptidase regulatory-like domain-containing protein — protein sequence MQRQIIWLISLTIITFFQIPTNSWAQGTEATITGRIMDNNGPVKGTSVSVKNESTGFKQTTLTNQNGIYTFPQLPLGSPYSISVNHVGYAEQKKTDYKLSYGDELNVDFTLSSAENKLDEVIVQGTAADLKNKIKTLGASTAITANDLKKMPVNGRNFSSLIDLSPVSSGTNLAGQRASSTNFTVDGMNSRSTVAGGNSGGAYSISMEAIREFKVVTNDYDVTFGRSGGGSITTVTKSGTNTLTGSAFTFARAGWLSSKYNLNGTARKQKFSTYQYGFSLGGPIIKDKAHFFVTWDRQMDTRPLQIADIQTTEDIARYKVTQATLDEFTRIAVGKYGASADRLFGSFDKKKKTDAAFARIDWQLNDKNLLTIRNNFVYDMDNQQEGDNTGINAFESYTNRRYINNSLMASLRTSINSKLTNDLKVQHFYERSEAQHNVAGFDQSHSIPRAIVESVQSVDGTNKYTNSIQLGGQRYAPEWFNGNMLQLVNNLYYNTDKIKYTFGADVMYTNMDFRYGSEMNGRFYFTGLQNFDNLTPYRYARDVYMTDKENTLVNNLAVGLYGQMETKIARGLDIVGGLRLDNTKYLKKATFNQTVYDELGLSTDNGINTFQIQPRVQFNWDINEEKKNIIRFGAGIFGSALNPYSMLNNMLFDGSRIAGVDITDPTLIPKPNFAGYRKDPDTAPGRELLDNPKIEKLVTINTNSKDVKVPTVYKANVSINHFFTPSLRLGLSVYGTWGRNNYMYVDRNMVEDPYFRLTAEGNRGVYVPASSINTTNGAANWTNSRKTKQIGRVLEMNSEGKNNSYTVVLDGTYRYYKDGQITMSYTWNDTKDNTSYNGNVANSATLSLMVKDDPRDLSTMTYSDNQFRHKVVFYGTMPSLWGVSMGLRFSGIAGTRYSLAVNGNVNGDFVNSNDLAFVYDPNNKNTPDYIKTGIQAILDDPKAEQSIKKYINGNLDRIAERNGGINGFYGVFDLHLAKNLKVYKKHGIEASIDIFNVANLLKKTWGVGHNLGKQNLYAIKSFDAANQQYVYNMSSGVGVSNLNGNPYQVQLGLRYAF from the coding sequence ATGCAAAGACAGATCATTTGGTTAATCTCATTGACCATCATTACATTTTTTCAAATTCCAACCAACAGCTGGGCTCAGGGTACGGAGGCAACCATTACAGGTCGTATCATGGACAACAATGGCCCTGTAAAAGGAACGTCCGTATCGGTAAAAAACGAATCTACCGGGTTTAAACAAACAACACTGACAAACCAAAACGGTATTTATACCTTTCCGCAACTACCCTTAGGGTCACCGTACAGCATATCGGTAAACCATGTTGGCTATGCCGAACAAAAAAAGACCGACTATAAATTAAGCTATGGTGATGAGCTCAATGTGGATTTCACCTTATCATCAGCTGAAAATAAATTGGATGAAGTTATTGTTCAAGGAACTGCAGCTGATTTAAAAAACAAGATCAAGACATTGGGGGCATCTACAGCCATTACGGCCAATGATCTCAAAAAAATGCCTGTAAATGGGCGTAATTTCTCCTCACTCATAGATCTATCACCTGTGAGCAGTGGAACAAATCTAGCTGGACAGCGAGCTTCCTCGACCAATTTTACGGTAGACGGCATGAATTCACGCAGTACAGTGGCCGGTGGAAATAGCGGCGGAGCTTATTCAATCTCTATGGAAGCCATTCGAGAGTTCAAAGTAGTGACCAATGACTACGATGTCACATTCGGTCGCAGCGGAGGGGGCAGCATTACCACCGTAACCAAATCCGGTACAAATACGTTAACTGGAAGTGCGTTCACTTTTGCTCGTGCAGGCTGGCTTTCGAGCAAGTACAACCTGAATGGAACGGCACGTAAACAAAAATTCTCCACCTATCAATATGGATTTTCACTTGGTGGGCCAATCATCAAGGACAAAGCCCATTTCTTTGTAACCTGGGACCGTCAAATGGATACCCGCCCTCTTCAGATCGCTGATATTCAAACAACGGAGGATATTGCACGTTACAAGGTAACGCAGGCAACTTTAGATGAATTTACCCGCATTGCCGTGGGCAAATATGGCGCTAGTGCCGATCGTCTGTTTGGTTCTTTCGACAAAAAGAAAAAGACCGATGCTGCCTTTGCCCGCATTGACTGGCAGTTGAACGATAAAAACCTATTGACAATCCGTAATAACTTTGTCTACGACATGGACAATCAACAGGAAGGGGACAATACAGGGATCAATGCTTTTGAATCTTATACCAACAGAAGGTACATAAACAATAGCCTAATGGCCTCCTTGCGGACGTCTATCAACTCCAAACTGACCAACGATTTGAAGGTACAACATTTCTATGAACGTTCAGAAGCACAACATAATGTTGCTGGATTTGATCAATCACACAGTATTCCGCGTGCCATCGTTGAATCCGTTCAATCTGTAGACGGTACAAATAAATATACCAATTCAATACAGCTTGGTGGGCAGCGTTATGCGCCAGAATGGTTTAATGGAAATATGTTACAATTGGTCAACAACCTATATTATAATACAGATAAAATCAAATATACCTTCGGTGCAGATGTCATGTATACCAACATGGACTTCCGCTACGGCAGCGAAATGAATGGTCGTTTTTATTTTACCGGTCTGCAAAATTTCGACAACCTGACTCCTTATCGCTATGCCCGTGATGTATATATGACTGACAAAGAAAACACCTTGGTCAACAACCTGGCTGTAGGTCTTTATGGACAAATGGAAACTAAAATCGCAAGAGGTCTTGATATTGTCGGCGGCCTACGTCTGGACAACACGAAATACCTAAAGAAGGCAACATTCAACCAAACGGTCTATGACGAGCTGGGGCTTTCGACCGACAATGGGATCAATACTTTTCAGATACAGCCGCGTGTGCAATTCAACTGGGATATCAATGAAGAAAAGAAAAATATCATCCGTTTCGGCGCTGGTATATTCGGTTCGGCCCTCAACCCCTATTCTATGTTAAACAATATGTTGTTTGATGGTTCACGCATTGCCGGTGTAGATATTACTGACCCGACCTTAATTCCCAAACCAAATTTTGCGGGATATCGTAAGGATCCCGATACAGCTCCGGGACGTGAATTGTTGGACAACCCAAAGATCGAAAAACTTGTCACCATCAATACCAATAGCAAGGATGTGAAAGTGCCGACGGTATATAAAGCCAATGTTTCCATCAATCACTTTTTCACACCTTCATTACGTCTCGGGTTAAGTGTTTACGGAACTTGGGGACGCAACAATTATATGTATGTAGATCGCAATATGGTGGAGGACCCTTATTTTAGGTTGACTGCCGAAGGTAACCGTGGGGTGTATGTTCCAGCATCGAGCATCAACACGACAAATGGTGCCGCCAACTGGACCAATAGCCGTAAAACCAAACAAATAGGCCGCGTACTGGAAATGAACAGTGAGGGGAAAAACAATTCTTACACCGTTGTACTGGACGGAACTTATCGTTATTATAAGGACGGTCAGATCACCATGTCTTACACTTGGAACGATACAAAAGATAATACCTCCTATAACGGTAATGTTGCCAACTCGGCCACCCTTTCCCTGATGGTCAAAGATGATCCTCGCGACTTGAGTACGATGACATATTCAGACAATCAATTCCGCCATAAAGTCGTCTTTTATGGTACCATGCCATCATTATGGGGTGTTTCGATGGGTTTACGTTTCAGCGGAATTGCAGGAACACGCTATTCTTTAGCAGTCAATGGGAATGTTAATGGTGATTTTGTAAATTCTAATGATCTTGCCTTTGTATACGATCCAAATAACAAAAATACACCCGATTACATCAAAACCGGCATTCAAGCTATTTTAGATGATCCAAAAGCAGAGCAAAGCATCAAAAAATACATCAATGGAAACCTCGACCGCATCGCCGAACGTAACGGAGGCATCAACGGTTTTTACGGCGTATTTGACTTGCACTTGGCCAAAAATCTAAAAGTTTACAAAAAACATGGCATTGAAGCTTCGATAGACATTTTCAATGTAGCCAACCTTTTGAAAAAAACTTGGGGTGTAGGACACAATCTGGGTAAACAAAATCTATATGCCATCAAAAGCTTTGATGCAGCGAATCAACAATATGTTTATAATATGAGTTCAGGCGTTGGCGTCTCTAACTTAAATGGTAATCCTTATCAAGTACAGTTGGGCCTGAGATATGCATTTTAA
- a CDS encoding putative sulfate exporter family transporter gives MTSSRSFTFTEDWVVVILGIATIFLALSGIVVPVPSFSWSNSAELVATVFDPTNLMKLFEQFIFVFVTAILGAFLLGKSVKHLFVVFPIVFILTVFALVLAGNATVKEYNLEAVIFSLIIGLVISNCFKLPNWFKEALSTELYVKIGLILLGTTVIFGDILKAGSLGLIQALAVVLSVWYFAFWICKKLKIDKEMSLMLASAVSICGVSAAIATSGAIKGDSKKLSYVISLVLITAIPMMIFMPYMAEWMGLSQEVTGAWLGGSIDTTGAVVASGSLVGEEALKISTIVKFSQNVLLGLAAFAISIYWTYAKSVDDETKRDKPTLKIIWERFPKFVLGFVFASLLFSFVISPEKIDAVKGSLKNLQGLWFTLAFTSIGLETNFKDLFAQDNKKPLYAFLIAQTFNVIITLLIALVLFR, from the coding sequence ATGACATCTTCAAGATCATTTACATTTACAGAAGACTGGGTAGTCGTCATTTTGGGGATCGCTACCATATTTCTCGCACTCTCAGGAATTGTTGTGCCAGTGCCTAGTTTTTCGTGGAGTAATTCCGCCGAACTCGTCGCAACGGTTTTCGACCCGACAAATTTAATGAAGCTTTTTGAGCAGTTTATTTTTGTATTCGTTACCGCGATATTGGGAGCCTTTCTTTTGGGGAAATCTGTAAAACATTTATTCGTTGTATTTCCTATTGTATTTATCCTTACCGTATTTGCATTGGTGCTGGCAGGGAATGCAACAGTTAAAGAATACAATCTCGAAGCTGTAATTTTTAGTTTGATTATCGGTTTAGTCATCAGCAATTGCTTTAAACTGCCTAATTGGTTTAAAGAGGCGCTCAGTACCGAGCTGTATGTCAAGATAGGCCTAATTCTGCTCGGGACTACCGTGATCTTCGGGGATATCCTGAAAGCGGGATCCTTGGGGCTTATTCAAGCACTGGCTGTCGTATTGTCTGTTTGGTACTTTGCGTTCTGGATCTGTAAAAAATTAAAGATTGACAAGGAGATGTCCCTAATGCTGGCGAGTGCAGTATCTATTTGTGGTGTTTCCGCAGCGATAGCAACTTCGGGAGCAATTAAAGGTGATAGCAAAAAGCTTTCCTATGTCATTTCACTGGTCCTGATTACAGCGATTCCAATGATGATTTTCATGCCTTATATGGCGGAGTGGATGGGCTTGTCGCAAGAAGTTACCGGTGCTTGGCTCGGCGGGAGTATTGATACAACTGGTGCTGTCGTGGCTTCAGGTTCCCTGGTAGGAGAAGAAGCGTTGAAGATCAGTACCATTGTGAAATTTTCCCAAAACGTATTGTTGGGACTGGCTGCTTTTGCAATCAGTATTTATTGGACTTATGCGAAATCGGTTGATGATGAAACCAAGCGGGATAAGCCTACGCTGAAAATTATATGGGAACGTTTCCCGAAGTTTGTGTTGGGATTTGTATTTGCATCGTTGCTCTTTTCATTCGTTATCTCCCCTGAGAAGATCGACGCCGTCAAAGGAAGTTTGAAAAACTTACAGGGCCTCTGGTTTACCTTGGCATTTACATCCATTGGTTTGGAAACGAACTTTAAGGATCTTTTTGCTCAAGACAACAAGAAACCGCTATATGCTTTTCTGATTGCGCAGACTTTTAATGTTATTATTACCTTATTGATTGCTCTGGTGCTATTTCGCTAA
- a CDS encoding TonB-dependent receptor — protein sequence MKKNAIFRISVVFSLLLTGSYHSYAQVENPKPIINASLTGTVIDAVTKEPLQGVTVQLEAVTHQVKTDSKGVFQFVTGQKLPFSLIVSIVGYQTRHIVVDHSPAVIELTPRLEALDQVVVTARRRKEQLQDVPIPVSIIRGAALEDAGAFNVNRLKELVPTVQLYASNARNTTLNIRGLGSTYGLTNDGIDPGVGFYLDGVYIARPAATWLDFIDIDQIEVLRGPQGTLFGKNTTAGAFNITSRLPQFTPEANVEVSYGNQGFIQAKTSISGPLANNLAARASFSGTQRDGNLFNVHTNRKINDINNLGFRGQLLFTPTENIKLVLSGDVSSQKTDGYGWAVAGVVKTQRADYRQFDAIIKDLGYELPYKSAFERKIDLDTQSKADNKLGGVALNADIKIGEGTLTSTSAWRTWTWVPLNDRDYLGLPVYTVSAGNSVHNQWSQEFRYSGKISEKVSGVVGLFGLWQDLGTDPVHTEETGSAFWRFQKSSTSALWQTPGLFDNFGIKTVYGIKSTSLAAYTQIDWAVTPKLHILPGLRYNYDKKVANYDRQTYGGLQTSDPALLALKNGVYTNQTFDVNADADNFSGQLSARYRFNPKINAYATYSISYKPVGINVGGLPTANGAVLLDLAEVKPEAVRHKEIGVKTNPTRNSLLNLTVYQTDIKDYQTQVQTPEPGVNRGYLANAEKVRVKGVELDGNINIGHFLRLNGALAYTDAKYVKFTNAPVPLEEVGGAQAFKDISGGVLPGVSKWSWSLGGEANKSGKLIGINGSYFLGADLFHRSKFSSSSSSSQYLNIDAYSVLNARLGFRGSNGISVFVWSRNLTNKDYYEQLLAAPGSYGQYAGVVADPRTYGVTLRYNWKQGN from the coding sequence ATGAAAAAAAATGCTATTTTTCGAATTAGCGTCGTTTTTAGCTTGCTTTTAACGGGTTCTTACCACAGCTATGCGCAAGTAGAAAATCCTAAACCTATTATAAATGCCTCATTAACAGGTACCGTAATTGACGCCGTAACAAAAGAACCATTACAGGGGGTAACGGTTCAGCTGGAAGCTGTTACGCACCAAGTAAAAACAGACAGTAAAGGAGTTTTTCAGTTTGTAACTGGACAAAAATTACCATTTTCATTGATCGTATCCATTGTTGGTTATCAAACTCGTCATATCGTGGTGGACCATTCTCCAGCAGTGATTGAGCTTACCCCACGATTGGAAGCATTGGATCAAGTAGTGGTCACCGCACGCCGTCGTAAGGAGCAGTTGCAGGATGTTCCGATTCCCGTATCGATTATTCGTGGCGCAGCATTGGAGGATGCAGGGGCATTTAATGTCAATCGACTAAAAGAGCTTGTACCTACAGTTCAGTTATATGCATCGAATGCACGTAATACGACGCTTAATATCCGGGGACTGGGCTCAACTTATGGCCTCACCAATGATGGGATTGATCCGGGTGTTGGGTTTTATCTTGATGGCGTATATATTGCTCGTCCTGCCGCAACTTGGCTAGACTTCATTGATATTGATCAGATTGAAGTACTGCGGGGACCACAGGGTACCCTCTTTGGAAAAAATACAACCGCCGGAGCTTTCAATATCACCTCACGTCTGCCCCAATTTACACCCGAGGCCAATGTGGAAGTCAGCTACGGAAACCAAGGTTTTATTCAGGCGAAGACTTCAATCTCAGGGCCATTGGCCAATAACTTGGCTGCGAGAGCTTCTTTCTCTGGCACACAACGGGATGGAAATTTGTTTAATGTACATACCAATAGGAAGATCAATGATATTAACAACCTGGGCTTTAGAGGGCAATTGCTGTTTACCCCAACCGAGAATATCAAACTGGTGCTTTCGGGTGATGTGTCATCACAAAAAACCGATGGTTACGGCTGGGCGGTTGCCGGAGTTGTAAAAACACAGCGTGCAGACTACAGACAATTTGATGCAATTATTAAAGATCTGGGCTACGAGCTACCCTATAAAAGTGCTTTCGAGCGTAAGATTGATTTGGATACACAATCTAAAGCTGATAATAAATTGGGTGGGGTCGCATTGAATGCCGATATCAAGATTGGAGAAGGGACACTGACCTCAACTTCTGCGTGGCGGACATGGACATGGGTTCCGCTCAATGACCGCGATTATTTAGGACTTCCGGTATACACCGTTTCAGCAGGTAATTCCGTCCATAACCAGTGGTCACAGGAGTTCAGATACTCTGGTAAAATCAGTGAAAAGGTCAGCGGGGTTGTTGGTTTATTTGGCCTTTGGCAGGATTTGGGGACAGATCCCGTACATACCGAAGAAACAGGATCTGCCTTTTGGCGTTTTCAAAAAAGCTCTACCAGTGCTTTGTGGCAGACACCGGGATTATTTGATAATTTTGGAATCAAGACCGTTTACGGGATTAAAAGCACAAGCTTGGCAGCCTATACACAGATTGATTGGGCTGTAACGCCAAAATTACATATCCTCCCAGGGCTGCGCTACAACTACGATAAAAAGGTGGCTAACTACGATAGGCAGACCTATGGTGGTTTGCAGACCTCAGATCCCGCCCTGCTTGCCTTAAAGAACGGTGTATATACCAATCAGACTTTTGATGTCAATGCGGATGCAGACAATTTCTCTGGTCAACTCTCCGCAAGATATCGCTTCAATCCGAAGATAAATGCTTACGCAACGTATTCCATCAGCTATAAACCTGTCGGTATCAACGTCGGCGGATTGCCGACAGCCAATGGAGCGGTGTTGCTTGATCTCGCCGAAGTAAAACCTGAGGCTGTACGTCATAAGGAAATTGGTGTGAAGACAAATCCAACACGCAATTCACTCCTCAATCTGACCGTCTACCAAACGGATATCAAAGACTATCAGACCCAAGTGCAGACTCCTGAACCAGGGGTAAACCGTGGTTATCTGGCCAATGCCGAGAAGGTGCGTGTAAAGGGAGTTGAATTGGATGGAAACATCAACATTGGACATTTTCTCCGATTGAATGGAGCACTGGCCTATACAGATGCCAAGTATGTCAAATTTACCAATGCACCTGTCCCTTTAGAAGAGGTTGGCGGAGCTCAGGCTTTTAAAGATATTTCTGGTGGCGTCCTTCCTGGTGTTTCCAAATGGTCTTGGTCGCTGGGTGGCGAAGCGAATAAAAGCGGTAAGCTGATCGGGATTAATGGATCTTACTTTTTGGGTGCAGACCTATTTCACCGTTCTAAATTTTCGTCCAGTTCTTCATCATCCCAATACCTAAATATTGATGCCTATTCGGTCTTGAACGCCAGGCTAGGATTCAGGGGATCGAATGGTATTTCGGTGTTTGTGTGGAGTAGAAATCTAACCAATAAAGATTACTACGAGCAGTTGCTGGCGGCACCTGGAAGTTATGGGCAATACGCAGGTGTAGTTGCAGATCCAAGGACTTACGGCGTGACACTGCGATACAATTGGAAACAAGGGAATTAA
- a CDS encoding RNA polymerase sigma factor: MNEKELLQHYKTSGDLSTLGKLYSPYMSLLYGVCFKYLQDPDRSQDAVMQIFEELIPKLRQYEVDNFKSWLHVYSKNYCLMQLRKDKRTTQVDIENNLFESEQKLNDTSEAKWEEKDFEKLEGCMQTLNREQEECVRLFYLEQKCYKDIADLTGYDLNKVKSAIQNGKRNLKICMERKENGK, encoded by the coding sequence ATGAACGAAAAAGAGCTCTTACAACACTATAAAACAAGCGGTGACTTGTCTACATTGGGGAAACTATATTCGCCCTATATGTCTTTGCTTTATGGTGTGTGCTTTAAATACTTACAGGATCCCGATCGTAGTCAGGATGCTGTGATGCAGATATTTGAAGAACTGATACCGAAGCTTCGTCAATATGAAGTCGATAATTTTAAGAGCTGGTTACACGTTTACAGTAAAAATTATTGCCTTATGCAATTACGTAAGGATAAGCGGACGACGCAGGTTGATATTGAAAACAATTTGTTTGAAAGCGAACAAAAGCTAAATGATACCAGTGAAGCGAAGTGGGAAGAAAAGGATTTCGAGAAACTGGAAGGCTGTATGCAAACTTTAAACCGCGAACAAGAGGAATGTGTACGTTTGTTCTATCTCGAGCAAAAATGTTATAAAGATATTGCAGATTTGACTGGATATGATTTGAATAAGGTCAAAAGTGCTATTCAAAATGGAAAGCGCAATCTGAAAATCTGTATGGAAAGGAAAGAAAATGGAAAATAA
- a CDS encoding AAA family ATPase, whose translation MEELVQQFKRRIRFVDMNFVRNIMYEINWSARLIGIKGARGIGKTTLLLQYIKLNLFDRLDEVLYVSLDAVWFNNKSLLDLVYEFDQKGGKYLFLDEVHKYEGWAQILKNIYDDYPEMKIIFTGSSLLEILNARVDLSRRAVVYKMQGFSFREFLSLETKTTFPIFSLDQILEEHSKVDYKINAMVKPFQHFEKYLKYGYYPYYREQLDLYEMRVMEVINMILEIELPLLRNVDIAYVTKIKQLLVIIAESVPFVPNISKLSEKIGISRTTLLSYLYYLDEISLTHNLYKVGEGISQLQKPSKIFLDNTNLSFLFAHENVNPGNLRETFFVNQLAFQHQVNYAEQGDFIVDEKYTFEVGGRDKSNKQIKGINNAYIAADDIEFGHQNKVPLWLFGFLY comes from the coding sequence ATGGAAGAACTAGTTCAACAATTTAAACGACGTATACGGTTTGTGGATATGAATTTTGTGCGAAATATAATGTATGAAATTAATTGGTCCGCTCGTTTAATTGGGATCAAAGGAGCAAGGGGAATCGGTAAGACGACCTTATTGCTTCAATACATTAAGCTAAATTTGTTCGACAGGTTGGACGAAGTGCTTTATGTCAGTTTGGATGCAGTGTGGTTCAATAATAAGTCTTTGCTGGATTTAGTATATGAATTCGATCAAAAAGGAGGAAAGTATCTGTTTTTGGATGAAGTACATAAATATGAAGGCTGGGCCCAAATATTAAAAAATATTTATGACGACTACCCTGAGATGAAGATCATCTTTACTGGCTCCTCCCTTTTAGAAATTCTGAATGCCCGTGTTGATTTAAGTCGTAGGGCAGTAGTTTACAAAATGCAGGGATTTTCCTTTCGTGAATTTCTTTCATTGGAAACAAAAACTACTTTCCCAATATTTAGCCTGGATCAAATTTTAGAAGAGCATAGCAAAGTGGACTATAAAATCAATGCCATGGTTAAACCTTTTCAGCATTTTGAGAAATATTTGAAATATGGTTATTATCCTTATTACCGAGAACAGCTTGATTTATATGAGATGCGAGTAATGGAGGTCATTAATATGATTCTGGAAATTGAATTGCCGCTCTTACGAAATGTAGATATCGCTTATGTTACTAAGATTAAGCAATTGCTTGTTATCATTGCTGAATCTGTCCCTTTTGTGCCTAACATCAGTAAGCTCAGTGAAAAGATTGGTATTAGCCGGACAACTCTGTTGTCTTATCTCTACTATTTGGATGAAATTAGTTTAACGCATAATCTCTATAAGGTGGGTGAAGGTATAAGTCAGTTACAAAAACCATCTAAAATTTTTCTAGACAATACCAACCTTTCCTTCTTATTTGCACATGAAAATGTTAACCCTGGAAATCTAAGGGAAACATTTTTTGTTAACCAACTTGCATTTCAACATCAGGTGAACTATGCGGAGCAAGGAGATTTTATTGTTGATGAAAAGTACACCTTTGAGGTAGGAGGGAGAGACAAGTCCAATAAACAAATTAAAGGAATAAACAATGCCTACATTGCAGCAGATGACATTGAGTTTGGTCATCAAAATAAGGTCCCACTATGGTTGTTTGGCTTTTTATATTAA